The sequence TGACGTGGAGTGCGGTGAATAACTAAACGAGTTACACCTTGCTCTCTCATCATATGACGTGCACGAGCTGCACGACGGATACGAGCTGATTTCTTATCCATAGTGTTACCTTAATTATTTCTTCTTAGCCTCTTTGATACGTACCACTTCATCAGCGTAACGTACCCCTTTACCTTTATAAGGTTCAGGACGGCGATAAGCACGAATATCTGCTGCAACTTGACCGATCAACTGTTTGTCTGCACCTTTCAACACGATTTCGGTTTGAGATGGACATTCTGCAGTAATACCTGCCGGCAAAGTGTGCTCTACTGGGTGAGAATAGCCTAAACTTAATGCAATTGCATTACCTTTAAGTTGAGCTCTGTAACCTACACCCACCAATACTAATTTTTTAGTGAAACCTTCAGTAACACCGATAACCATTGCATTAACTAATGCACGTGCAGTACCCGATTGAGCATTTGCTTCAACAAAACCTTCACGTGGAGTGAACGTAAATTGTCCGTTATCTTGTTTTACTTCAACTGATTCATGAATTTTGCGAGATAACTCGCCATTTTTACCTTTTACTGTTAATAGCTGACCGTCGAGTTTAACTTCAACGCCGGCAGGAATATTAACAGGTGCCTTTGCAACACGAGACATTTTCCTACCTCTCTATTAAGCTACATAACAGATGATCTCACCGCCTAAACCTGCTTGACGAGCAGCGCGGTCAGTCATAACACCTTTAGATGTAGAAATAACTGCAACACCTAAACCGCCCATAACTTTTGGTAATTCATCTTTACGTTTGTAAATACGAAGACCAGGACGACTTACACGTTGGATGCTTTCTACAACTGGTTTGCCTTGGAAATATTTTAAAGTAATTTCCAATTCAGGTTTAGCACCTTCTAAAACTTTTACGCTTTCGATATAACCTTCAGCAGCTAATACGTTGGCAATTGCCACTTTTAGCTTGGAAGAAGGCATATTGATTGCAACTTTGTTCGCAGCTTGACCGTTACGAATACGGGTCAGCATATCTGCGATTGGATCTTGCATACTCATTGTACTTTTTCTCCGATTCCAAAATAAAGTGGTATATTACCAGCTCGCTTTTTTAAGGCCTGGGATTTCACCGCGCATTGCAGCTTCACGAACCTTAATTCGGCTTAAACCAAACTTACGTAAAACGCCATGAGGACGTCCAGTTTGGCGGCAACGGTTACGTTGACGAGATGGGCTAGAATCACGTGGTAAAGTTTGTAACTTTAACACTGCATCCCAACGATCTTCATCAGAGGCATTGACATCAGAAATAATTTTCTTTAATTCAACACGTTTTGCGTAGAATTTTTCAGCCAATTTAACGCGTTTTACATCGCGTGCTTTCATTGATTGTTTAGCCATTATAACCTGCCTTATTTACGGAATGGGAAATTAAAGGCAGCAAGTAGTGCTTGACCTTCTTCATCATTCTTAGCAGTAGTTGTGATAGTGATATCTAAACCACGTACACGATCTACTTTA comes from Haemophilus haemolyticus and encodes:
- the rplF gene encoding 50S ribosomal protein L6, whose protein sequence is MSRVAKAPVNIPAGVEVKLDGQLLTVKGKNGELSRKIHESVEVKQDNGQFTFTPREGFVEANAQSGTARALVNAMVIGVTEGFTKKLVLVGVGYRAQLKGNAIALSLGYSHPVEHTLPAGITAECPSQTEIVLKGADKQLIGQVAADIRAYRRPEPYKGKGVRYADEVVRIKEAKKK
- the rpsN gene encoding 30S ribosomal protein S14, coding for MAKQSMKARDVKRVKLAEKFYAKRVELKKIISDVNASDEDRWDAVLKLQTLPRDSSPSRQRNRCRQTGRPHGVLRKFGLSRIKVREAAMRGEIPGLKKASW
- the rpsH gene encoding 30S ribosomal protein S8, whose protein sequence is MSMQDPIADMLTRIRNGQAANKVAINMPSSKLKVAIANVLAAEGYIESVKVLEGAKPELEITLKYFQGKPVVESIQRVSRPGLRIYKRKDELPKVMGGLGVAVISTSKGVMTDRAARQAGLGGEIICYVA